In Clostridium sp. DL-VIII, the following proteins share a genomic window:
- a CDS encoding DUF3795 domain-containing protein has product MKKKELLEKIAPCSLMCHTCSAYEHGMISRVAKQLSKYMEGIYEFYEKHSSNELERFKIFQEELVKYSAGKCSGCRNREHHGCSIKECFILDCTKEHDIDYCGECAEFPCDKTQKIFEEEVYLQWLQGNLEIKNLGIEGFWEKNCEKPHYKVYKNNR; this is encoded by the coding sequence GTGAAGAAAAAAGAATTGTTAGAAAAAATAGCTCCATGTTCTTTAATGTGCCATACCTGTAGTGCTTATGAACATGGGATGATTTCTAGAGTAGCAAAACAATTATCAAAATATATGGAAGGTATCTATGAATTTTATGAAAAGCATTCTTCAAATGAGCTTGAAAGATTTAAAATCTTTCAAGAAGAGTTGGTAAAGTACAGTGCTGGTAAGTGCTCAGGATGTCGCAACAGAGAACATCATGGATGTAGTATAAAGGAATGCTTTATTCTTGATTGCACAAAAGAACATGATATTGATTATTGCGGTGAATGTGCTGAATTTCCCTGTGATAAAACACAGAAAATTTTTGAAGAAGAAGTATATCTGCAGTGGCTCCAAGGTAATCTAGAAATTAAAAATTTAGGAATAGAAGGTTTTTGGGAAAAGAATTGTGAAAAGCCACATTATAAGGTATATAAAAATAATAGGTAA
- a CDS encoding Gfo/Idh/MocA family oxidoreductase: MDKVKIGVIGCGNISSIYFENLTKVFVNTEVYACSSLNGKSARAAAEKYSIPHVLTTEELLENVEIQIVLNLTVPKMHFEICKKALLAGKHVYVEKPLALTLEQGKELVELAKEKQLMLCCAPDTFLGGGLQTCRKLIDDGIIGIPVAATAFMTCHGHESWHPDPEFYYEEGGGPMFDMGPYYLTALVSLLGEAKTVCGMAKTSFSKRTITSDKKFGKVMDVKVPTHVTGTIEFRNGAIVTMITSFDIWSSTLPRIEIYGTLGTLIVPDPNTFGGPVLLKLAHENEFKESLLLICI, from the coding sequence ATGGATAAAGTAAAAATTGGAGTTATAGGTTGTGGAAATATAAGCTCAATATATTTTGAAAATTTAACGAAGGTTTTTGTGAACACCGAAGTATATGCATGCTCTAGTTTGAATGGGAAAAGTGCAAGAGCAGCTGCAGAAAAATATAGTATTCCTCATGTTTTAACAACTGAAGAATTGCTCGAGAATGTAGAAATTCAAATAGTACTAAATTTAACAGTGCCTAAGATGCACTTTGAAATATGTAAGAAGGCCCTACTTGCAGGAAAACATGTATATGTGGAAAAGCCCTTAGCCCTTACTCTAGAACAAGGAAAGGAACTTGTAGAGCTTGCAAAGGAAAAGCAACTTATGCTTTGCTGTGCTCCAGATACATTTTTGGGAGGAGGACTTCAGACTTGCAGAAAGCTTATAGATGATGGAATTATTGGCATTCCTGTAGCAGCCACAGCCTTTATGACTTGTCATGGACATGAAAGCTGGCATCCAGATCCAGAGTTCTATTACGAAGAAGGCGGTGGACCAATGTTTGATATGGGACCATATTATCTTACAGCTCTAGTATCATTGTTAGGAGAAGCAAAAACTGTTTGTGGAATGGCAAAAACCTCTTTTTCTAAAAGAACTATAACAAGTGATAAAAAGTTTGGTAAGGTGATGGATGTGAAAGTACCGACTCATGTGACAGGTACTATTGAATTCAGAAACGGTGCAATTGTTACAATGATAACAAGTTTTGATATATGGAGCAGTACGTTACCACGTATTGAAATCTACGGTACACTTGGAACTCTTATAGTTCCTGATCCTAATACATTTGGAGGTCCTGTACTGCTTAAACTAGCTCATGAAAATGAATTTAAAGAGTCTCTCTTACTCATATGTATATAG
- a CDS encoding MATE family efflux transporter, with translation MSVKYVDDMTEGNEVSHIIKFTLPMLAGNVFQQFYNLIDSIVVGKYVGANALAAVGACGSLCFLFFSVCLGLSVGIGILISQYFGAKEEEQVKRAIANSTYVIGISGVIMSILGVVLARQVLQLLNTPPEILNDSVAFLRIASGGMIAVAAYNAIAAMLRALGDSRTPLIFLIVSCAINVVLDLILVLKFGFGVPGTAFATVISQACAAVGCIVFAVLKNPYFKLKREHWKVNKSMITKCIKIGVPVAIQNSAIAVSLVALQSVVNGFGETAVAAFTATSRVEQLIQQPFNSLGAAMSTFSGQNMGADKLDRVKKGYHKSILIVAGFSILALLAAQLGGRAIMEVFVNDEAVITLGASAIKITSCAYFPLGMIYITRGLLNGTGDAFYAMINGFVEVAGRVGFSGALSIIPFLGVWSVWTTSGLTWTITAIASVIRYKQGKWKKKSLVKVAV, from the coding sequence ATGTCAGTAAAATACGTAGATGATATGACAGAAGGGAATGAAGTTTCTCACATTATAAAATTTACTTTGCCGATGCTTGCTGGAAACGTATTCCAGCAGTTTTATAACTTAATTGATTCAATTGTTGTAGGAAAGTATGTAGGTGCTAATGCTTTAGCGGCAGTAGGAGCTTGTGGTTCCTTATGCTTTCTTTTTTTCTCTGTATGTTTAGGGTTATCCGTTGGAATAGGAATTCTTATTTCACAATATTTTGGTGCTAAGGAAGAAGAACAAGTAAAAAGAGCTATAGCTAATTCAACTTATGTAATTGGAATATCTGGAGTAATTATGAGTATACTGGGAGTTGTTTTGGCACGTCAGGTGTTACAGCTTTTGAATACACCACCAGAAATTTTAAATGATTCTGTAGCTTTTTTAAGAATAGCATCTGGAGGGATGATAGCTGTGGCTGCTTATAATGCTATAGCGGCTATGCTTAGGGCTCTGGGTGATTCAAGAACACCTTTAATTTTCTTAATTGTTTCCTGCGCAATTAATGTTGTTTTGGATTTGATTTTGGTTCTTAAATTTGGATTTGGTGTACCTGGGACAGCTTTTGCTACAGTTATTTCTCAGGCATGTGCTGCTGTTGGCTGCATAGTTTTTGCAGTACTTAAAAACCCATATTTTAAATTAAAAAGGGAACACTGGAAGGTAAATAAGTCAATGATTACTAAATGTATAAAGATTGGCGTCCCAGTTGCAATTCAGAATTCAGCTATTGCAGTATCTCTTGTGGCTCTGCAGAGCGTTGTAAATGGCTTTGGAGAGACAGCGGTTGCAGCTTTCACTGCTACAAGCAGAGTAGAGCAGCTCATACAACAGCCATTCAATTCTTTAGGTGCAGCAATGTCCACTTTTTCAGGGCAGAATATGGGTGCTGATAAATTGGATAGAGTTAAAAAGGGATATCATAAAAGCATTTTAATAGTAGCTGGATTCAGTATTTTGGCACTCTTAGCAGCTCAGCTTGGAGGACGGGCTATCATGGAAGTGTTTGTTAATGATGAAGCTGTAATAACTCTTGGAGCTAGTGCAATAAAGATTACCAGCTGTGCATATTTCCCTCTTGGAATGATTTATATTACAAGAGGATTGCTAAATGGCACTGGTGATGCATTTTATGCTATGATTAATGGTTTTGTGGAAGTAGCAGGAAGAGTTGGATTTTCAGGAGCCCTGTCAATAATTCCTTTTTTGGGAGTTTGGAGCGTATGGACAACCAGTGGATTGACTTGGACTATAACAGCTATAGCAAGTGTCATTCGTTATAAGCAAGGAAAATGGAAGAAGAAATCACTAGTTAAGGTTGCTGTTTAA
- the ppsA gene encoding phosphoenolpyruvate synthase, protein MNPYVLGFQDIDKTKLAIVGGKGSNLGELSRIDGIIVPEGFCVTTEAYKKIIGNSSEFNSLLNELSLLNASDIEKISEISEKIRKVIEDMTIPKDIDDEITFHLSKLGERNAYAVRSSATAEDLPTASFAGQQDTYLNIMRKPSILKHISKCWASLFTDRAVIYRMQNDFDHSKVQLSVVIQKMVFPQAAGIMFTADPITSNRKIVSIDASFGLGEALVSGLVNSDIYKVQENKIIDKKVSAKKLAIYALKEGGTEEREIEGERQNIQTLTDDQILQLEQMGRKIESYFGRPQDIEWCLYDDKFYVVQSRPITTLYPTPQVNDNKNHVYLSFAHRQMMTEAMRPLGLSFFQIFFKQFGIQTNMPVIGGRLYMDISHDLASPIARNLFISGLDKVDVLMKSALINLQKRKEYLKSLPKGKTSLNVEGGILSFGIQMIKEYLRNDPSFVEKSVAENQALLRNKEQIFSSISGEELFDFIVKDMKDIRAAMFKVYGAYFAGSYASNWINKNMKKWLGEKSVADTLAQSVSNNVTSEMGLELLDVADVIRQYPAVIKYLENAKRETFFEDLSKIDGGNIVSDSIHSYLKKYGMRCSGEIDITRTRWNEDPMLLVPLILSNIKNFEPNAYSAKFEQGLLEAKQKESEILSRLKQLPGGNRKLKKTKKVISVLRNFAGYREYNKYLLICYFWIVKQALLKEAETLKQDDVIKDIDDIYYLTFDELKEAVKTKHVDYGIITKRKEEYEIYKKLTPPRIMTSDGEIISGEYDTGNMPKGAIAGTPVSSGIVEGRARVILNMNEAKIEEGNILITKFTDPSWTPIFVLVKGLVTEVGGMMTHGAVVAREYGLPAVAGVDDATKLIKDGQKIRINGTEGYIEIL, encoded by the coding sequence ATGAATCCATATGTACTTGGTTTTCAAGATATTGATAAAACAAAGCTAGCAATTGTTGGAGGTAAAGGCTCTAACCTTGGTGAGTTATCTAGAATTGATGGAATAATTGTACCAGAAGGTTTTTGTGTTACTACTGAAGCCTATAAAAAAATAATTGGCAATAGTAGTGAATTTAATTCATTACTAAATGAATTATCCCTTTTAAATGCTAGTGATATAGAAAAAATCAGTGAAATAAGCGAAAAGATTCGTAAGGTCATTGAAGATATGACAATTCCAAAGGACATTGATGATGAAATAACCTTTCACCTTTCAAAACTTGGCGAAAGAAATGCTTATGCTGTACGTTCTAGTGCTACAGCAGAGGATTTACCAACTGCCTCATTTGCAGGACAGCAGGATACTTATTTAAACATTATGAGAAAGCCTTCTATTCTTAAACATATTAGTAAGTGTTGGGCATCACTGTTTACAGATAGAGCCGTAATCTACCGTATGCAAAATGACTTTGACCATAGCAAGGTTCAGTTATCTGTAGTTATTCAAAAAATGGTGTTTCCTCAAGCTGCAGGAATTATGTTTACAGCTGATCCTATTACATCTAATAGAAAGATTGTATCTATTGATGCCAGCTTTGGGCTTGGTGAAGCTTTGGTTTCAGGACTCGTGAATTCTGATATTTATAAAGTGCAGGAAAATAAAATTATTGATAAAAAAGTATCTGCTAAAAAACTTGCAATTTATGCATTAAAAGAAGGCGGTACTGAAGAAAGAGAGATTGAAGGCGAGCGTCAAAATATTCAGACACTGACAGATGATCAAATTTTGCAGCTTGAGCAGATGGGTAGAAAGATTGAGTCTTATTTTGGTCGTCCACAGGATATTGAGTGGTGCCTTTATGATGATAAATTCTATGTTGTTCAAAGTCGTCCAATTACTACTTTATATCCTACACCACAAGTTAATGATAATAAAAACCATGTTTATTTATCCTTTGCTCATAGACAAATGATGACAGAAGCCATGAGACCATTAGGTTTAAGTTTCTTCCAAATATTCTTTAAGCAATTTGGAATACAAACAAATATGCCCGTGATAGGCGGAAGATTGTATATGGATATATCCCATGATCTTGCTTCACCAATAGCAAGAAATCTTTTTATCAGTGGTTTAGACAAGGTAGATGTTTTGATGAAGAGTGCACTTATAAATCTTCAAAAACGAAAAGAATACCTTAAATCGCTTCCTAAAGGAAAGACATCTTTGAATGTAGAAGGAGGTATCCTATCTTTCGGAATTCAAATGATAAAAGAATATCTCAGAAATGATCCATCTTTTGTTGAAAAATCTGTAGCTGAAAATCAAGCACTGCTTAGGAATAAAGAACAAATATTTTCTTCTATTTCTGGAGAGGAGCTCTTTGATTTCATTGTAAAGGACATGAAGGATATAAGGGCTGCTATGTTTAAAGTCTATGGAGCTTATTTTGCAGGCTCTTATGCCTCTAACTGGATAAACAAAAATATGAAGAAATGGCTTGGTGAAAAAAGTGTAGCAGATACCCTCGCTCAATCAGTATCAAACAACGTTACTTCCGAAATGGGATTAGAGCTCCTTGATGTAGCTGATGTAATAAGACAGTATCCAGCTGTAATTAAATATCTTGAGAATGCAAAAAGAGAAACTTTCTTTGAAGATTTAAGTAAAATAGATGGAGGTAATATTGTCAGCGACTCTATTCACAGTTATCTTAAAAAATATGGTATGCGCTGCTCTGGAGAAATTGATATTACCAGAACAAGATGGAACGAAGACCCAATGCTTCTTGTTCCACTAATACTAAGCAATATAAAGAATTTTGAACCTAATGCCTACAGTGCTAAATTTGAACAAGGACTTCTTGAAGCTAAACAAAAAGAATCTGAAATATTAAGTCGCTTGAAGCAGCTGCCTGGTGGTAATAGGAAGTTAAAAAAGACAAAGAAAGTCATAAGTGTTTTACGTAATTTTGCTGGCTATAGAGAGTACAATAAATATCTTTTAATCTGTTATTTCTGGATTGTAAAACAGGCATTACTCAAAGAAGCCGAAACCTTAAAACAAGATGATGTAATCAAAGACATAGATGATATATATTATCTAACCTTTGATGAACTTAAAGAAGCAGTTAAAACAAAACATGTTGACTACGGCATCATAACTAAGAGAAAAGAAGAATATGAAATTTATAAGAAATTAACACCACCTCGTATAATGACTTCTGATGGAGAAATAATTTCAGGCGAATACGATACAGGTAATATGCCAAAAGGAGCAATAGCTGGAACTCCTGTTTCTTCTGGTATTGTTGAAGGGCGAGCTAGAGTTATTTTAAATATGAATGAAGCAAAAATAGAAGAAGGCAATATTTTAATTACAAAATTCACCGATCCAAGCTGGACACCAATCTTTGTTCTTGTTAAAGGTTTGGTAACAGAAGTAGGTGGAATGATGACTCATGGTGCTGTTGTTGCTAGAGAATATGGTCTTCCAGCAGTGGCAGGCGTAGATGACGCTACAAAACTTATCAAAGATGGTCAAAAAATTAGAATAAATGGAACTGAAGGTTATATAGAAATCTTATAG
- a CDS encoding TetR/AcrR family transcriptional regulator has product MPKDTFKNLNEDKKQRIFDAAVQEFSTCSFSDASINQIIKTAGIPRGSFYQYFNDKEDLYLYMIEEISNQKKKLIPERVSNPDDEFFETFIQKTKESLELGKAKPEYTKIGMLMQMDNSEFIAKFRTASIEKYRKQLKHNKECGLIRQEVNTDIVLDMLFSYTLEEYFKSGFDENEYLKKVIDAINIIKEGIKNK; this is encoded by the coding sequence ATGCCTAAAGATACTTTCAAAAATTTGAATGAAGATAAAAAGCAAAGAATTTTTGATGCAGCTGTACAAGAATTTTCTACTTGTTCTTTCAGTGATGCATCTATTAATCAGATTATTAAAACAGCAGGAATACCACGTGGAAGTTTTTATCAATACTTTAATGATAAAGAAGACCTCTACTTATATATGATAGAAGAAATTTCAAATCAAAAGAAAAAGCTTATCCCTGAAAGAGTTTCAAATCCAGATGATGAGTTTTTTGAAACTTTTATACAAAAAACTAAAGAGTCACTTGAATTAGGTAAAGCTAAACCTGAATACACCAAGATAGGCATGCTCATGCAAATGGATAACTCTGAATTTATTGCTAAATTTCGTACTGCTTCCATTGAAAAGTATAGAAAACAACTAAAACATAATAAGGAATGCGGGCTTATAAGGCAGGAAGTTAATACTGATATAGTTTTGGATATGCTTTTCTCATATACCTTAGAGGAATATTTTAAAAGTGGCTTTGATGAAAATGAGTATTTAAAAAAGGTTATCGATGCCATTAATATAATCAAAGAAGGAATCAAAAATAAATAG
- a CDS encoding extracellular solute-binding protein: MKKIKRILGMVLIASLAATLITGCGSKSQGTSGTAKSDGKIQLKMGLWPEDTLKDEIELHKGYKTKLEAKDPNVEVVPDYYKYSTETFVPMAEAGNLPTVFETWYTEPQKLIKGGYVADITDILKKRGWDTAINPQIKKLLSDSNGRIYGIPRDGYALGVMANVELFKEAGLVDSSGYPIIPKTWDELAKTAQTIKQKTGKAGFCLLAKDAAGGWHFSNIAWAFGATLCTVDSNGKYKSNVDSKEAIEAMNFVKDLKWKYDCLTADPTNEDWGTGFSELGTGAAGMYIAANDAVNQPTENNGLPAKDLAMFAIPAGPNGAQFSLSGGTPYMFAKNATEDEINAALDYIEIMGKAPTATEDSIAGMEADAKNKVNSGVPVIQRFPCWVNKDVMDAQDKVIKDNSNVDEKMYSSYFDAISKDGNLRMEEPGSAQDLYSELTKVIQAVITDKNADVPTLMKTANENYQKILDEKVNK, translated from the coding sequence ATGAAAAAAATTAAACGAATCTTAGGCATGGTGTTAATTGCATCATTAGCAGCCACATTGATTACAGGGTGTGGTTCAAAGTCTCAAGGTACAAGCGGCACTGCAAAATCAGATGGGAAGATTCAATTAAAAATGGGTCTTTGGCCAGAAGATACTTTGAAAGATGAGATTGAATTACACAAAGGGTATAAAACAAAATTAGAAGCAAAAGATCCTAATGTTGAAGTTGTTCCTGATTATTATAAGTATTCTACAGAAACATTTGTACCTATGGCTGAGGCGGGAAATTTACCAACTGTATTTGAAACCTGGTATACTGAGCCTCAAAAACTTATTAAAGGAGGATATGTTGCTGATATTACGGATATATTGAAGAAACGTGGATGGGACACTGCAATTAACCCACAAATTAAGAAACTTCTATCAGATAGCAATGGAAGAATATATGGCATTCCACGTGATGGATATGCATTAGGTGTCATGGCAAATGTTGAATTATTTAAGGAAGCTGGACTAGTTGATAGTAGTGGATATCCTATTATTCCTAAGACCTGGGATGAATTAGCAAAAACCGCACAAACAATTAAGCAGAAAACAGGTAAAGCAGGATTTTGCCTTTTAGCTAAGGATGCAGCAGGTGGATGGCATTTTTCAAATATAGCATGGGCATTTGGAGCTACATTATGTACAGTGGATTCAAATGGAAAATATAAATCAAACGTTGATAGTAAAGAAGCTATAGAGGCAATGAATTTTGTAAAAGATTTAAAGTGGAAGTATGATTGCCTTACAGCAGATCCTACAAATGAAGATTGGGGTACAGGTTTTTCAGAATTAGGTACAGGAGCCGCTGGCATGTATATTGCAGCAAATGATGCAGTTAACCAACCTACTGAAAATAATGGTCTTCCTGCAAAAGATTTAGCAATGTTTGCAATACCAGCAGGACCAAATGGTGCTCAATTTTCATTGTCTGGTGGTACACCTTATATGTTCGCAAAAAATGCAACAGAGGATGAAATTAATGCTGCTTTAGATTACATTGAAATTATGGGAAAGGCGCCTACTGCAACAGAAGATTCTATTGCAGGTATGGAAGCTGATGCAAAAAATAAAGTTAATAGTGGAGTTCCTGTTATTCAAAGATTCCCATGCTGGGTTAATAAAGACGTAATGGATGCACAAGATAAGGTTATTAAAGATAATAGCAATGTTGATGAAAAAATGTATAGCTCATACTTTGATGCCATTAGTAAAGATGGAAATCTTAGAATGGAAGAGCCAGGATCAGCGCAAGATTTATATTCTGAATTAACAAAAGTAATTCAAGCAGTAATCACTGATAAAAATGCAGATGTTCCAACATTAATGAAAACAGCTAATGAAAATTATCAAAAGATTTTAGATGAAAAAGTTAATAAATAA
- a CDS encoding sugar ABC transporter permease, whose product MEELIPKLLEPDKKPQTKVKHKFFKKNDLMGWIIMLPTLVLFAFFVWDPLLENIRLSLYKADGIRLVKFVGLDNYFSILSHPDFWAAFKNTFSYIGWSLIIGFIAPIISAILISETVHFKGLFRVGIYFPNIMPGLATVIMWGFFFKPGQTGTLNILLEKIGVNPQLWLTNPKLTIPLIVVSMTWKSAGATALIYMAGISSINPELYEAATIDGTTVLQRIRHITLPKIFSLAKTMLILQIISVFQILYEPMVMTNGGPNNASISIMQLVYNFAFRDYNFPAAAALSVVVCIVLIALSGLYFKLTASKK is encoded by the coding sequence GTGGAAGAATTGATACCAAAGTTATTAGAGCCTGATAAGAAACCTCAAACTAAGGTTAAACATAAATTTTTTAAGAAAAATGATTTGATGGGCTGGATTATAATGCTTCCAACACTTGTTTTATTTGCATTTTTTGTATGGGATCCGTTACTAGAAAACATTAGACTTTCGCTATATAAAGCAGATGGTATTAGGCTTGTTAAATTTGTGGGCTTAGATAATTATTTTAGCATATTATCACATCCAGATTTTTGGGCTGCATTTAAAAATACTTTTTCATATATTGGCTGGTCACTAATTATAGGCTTTATAGCACCTATAATTTCAGCTATTCTCATAAGTGAAACGGTTCATTTTAAAGGCTTATTCAGAGTTGGAATTTATTTTCCTAATATTATGCCAGGACTTGCAACAGTAATTATGTGGGGATTTTTCTTTAAACCTGGACAAACAGGTACATTAAATATTTTATTAGAAAAGATAGGCGTCAATCCTCAGCTATGGTTAACCAATCCAAAGTTAACAATTCCTCTTATTGTAGTGAGTATGACTTGGAAGAGTGCAGGTGCTACAGCTTTAATTTATATGGCAGGTATAAGCAGTATTAATCCAGAATTATATGAAGCTGCAACAATAGATGGAACAACAGTATTACAGAGAATAAGACATATTACTCTTCCTAAAATATTTTCACTTGCAAAAACAATGCTTATTCTTCAAATAATATCAGTTTTCCAAATTCTTTATGAGCCAATGGTTATGACAAACGGTGGTCCAAACAATGCAAGCATTTCAATTATGCAATTAGTATATAATTTCGCATTTAGAGATTATAATTTTCCAGCAGCAGCAGCGTTATCAGTTGTTGTATGCATAGTGCTTATAGCACTAAGTGGACTATATTTTAAGCTAACAGCAAGCAAAAAATAG
- a CDS encoding carbohydrate ABC transporter permease, translating into MFFSKYKEKQDGAIRYYDVKSSKTKILCVIIFILCLLMVAVCLFPSIWVFLASFKDIKEFRIDATILPKLFDIKQYVDTWEKLNFVNYYVNSAIVVVGSVICSVIFNGLLAYVLAIIKPRGHKIVLGLVMWSLLIPATSSIVALFVNINKIGLNDSFIPLWFVFGANAFYVVLFKNFFEGLPNELIEAAKLDGCGLFKIFFKIILPLSKPIVMVVVIFTITAAWSDFLLPYLVLNGTEKETVMVKLFAYHNSNKVNDIDMLRAVAFSIIPPIILFTIFQKQITDGATAGAVKE; encoded by the coding sequence ATGTTTTTTAGTAAGTATAAAGAAAAACAAGATGGAGCAATTCGTTATTATGATGTTAAATCTAGTAAAACAAAAATACTTTGTGTGATCATTTTTATACTATGTCTATTAATGGTCGCAGTATGTCTATTCCCTTCCATATGGGTATTCTTAGCGAGTTTTAAGGATATTAAGGAATTTAGAATAGATGCTACTATACTTCCAAAACTTTTTGATATAAAGCAATATGTTGATACATGGGAAAAATTAAATTTTGTTAATTATTATGTGAATTCTGCAATAGTGGTAGTTGGTAGTGTTATATGTTCTGTAATATTTAATGGGCTTTTAGCTTATGTACTAGCAATAATAAAGCCAAGAGGGCACAAGATAGTACTAGGACTGGTAATGTGGAGTCTGTTAATTCCAGCAACATCAAGCATTGTGGCATTGTTTGTAAATATAAACAAAATAGGATTAAATGATTCTTTTATACCATTATGGTTTGTATTTGGTGCAAATGCATTTTATGTGGTTTTATTTAAAAACTTCTTTGAAGGTTTACCAAATGAATTAATAGAAGCGGCTAAGTTAGATGGATGTGGGTTGTTTAAGATATTTTTTAAAATCATATTGCCACTTTCAAAGCCAATAGTTATGGTAGTTGTGATTTTTACAATTACAGCAGCATGGTCTGATTTCTTGTTGCCATATTTAGTACTTAATGGTACTGAAAAGGAAACTGTTATGGTTAAATTATTTGCATATCATAATTCAAATAAGGTTAATGATATAGACATGCTAAGGGCAGTAGCATTCTCAATTATTCCACCAATTATTTTATTTACAATATTCCAAAAACAAATTACAGATGGTGCCACAGCAGGTGCAGTAAAGGAGTAA